The following are from one region of the Aquipuribacter nitratireducens genome:
- a CDS encoding metallopeptidase family protein, translated as MSSSADPAGSSHHREGRARRLRRTRRDRRGRGPRGPVLPPGLPAARTRAQRFDALVVAAVRRLEARWATELADVDVAVEEVPPSDPAAWEGGAVPLARVFPADGGHRARLVVYRRPVEQRADDDLPELVRRVVVEQVAELLARAPEDVDPDYDPD; from the coding sequence GTGTCGTCGTCCGCCGACCCCGCGGGGTCGTCCCACCACCGCGAGGGCCGTGCGCGCCGCCTCCGCCGTACCCGTCGCGACCGGCGGGGCCGGGGCCCCCGAGGTCCTGTGCTGCCGCCTGGTCTGCCGGCTGCGCGGACCCGCGCCCAGCGGTTCGACGCCCTGGTCGTCGCCGCCGTGCGCCGGCTCGAGGCGCGCTGGGCCACGGAGCTCGCGGACGTCGACGTCGCCGTGGAGGAGGTGCCGCCGAGCGACCCCGCCGCGTGGGAGGGCGGAGCGGTCCCGCTCGCCCGCGTGTTCCCCGCCGACGGCGGGCACCGGGCACGGCTCGTCGTCTACCGGCGCCCGGTCGAGCAGCGCGCGGACGACGACCTGCCCGAGCTGGTGCGCCGGGTCGTCGTCGAGCAGGTCGCCGAGCTCCTGGCCCGCGCGCCGGAGGACGTCGACCCCGACTACGACCCGGACTGA
- a CDS encoding DUF3499 domain-containing protein, with protein MRSGRRCSRSGCAADAVATLTYVYSDSTAVLGPLATFAEPHSYDLCAAHAERLTAPRGWEVVRLAVEDHGPVGPSRDDLLALVDAVREAARPRPDAGAARAAAGAGPGPEPAAGARGRRGHLRVLDTAPRPD; from the coding sequence GTGAGGTCCGGACGCCGCTGCTCGCGCTCGGGGTGCGCCGCGGACGCGGTCGCGACCCTCACGTACGTGTACTCCGACTCCACGGCCGTCCTGGGCCCGCTCGCGACGTTCGCCGAGCCGCACTCGTACGACCTGTGCGCCGCGCACGCCGAGCGCCTGACGGCGCCCCGCGGGTGGGAGGTCGTCCGTCTCGCCGTCGAGGACCACGGACCCGTCGGGCCGAGCCGCGACGACCTCCTCGCCCTCGTCGACGCCGTCCGCGAGGCGGCCCGCCCCCGACCGGACGCGGGAGCGGCGAGGGCTGCCGCCGGTGCCGGGCCGGGCCCGGAGCCCGCAGCGGGTGCGCGGGGACGGCGGGGGCACCTGCGGGTGCTCGACACGGCCCCGCGCCCCGACTGA